A window of the Zeugodacus cucurbitae isolate PBARC_wt_2022May chromosome 2, idZeuCucr1.2, whole genome shotgun sequence genome harbors these coding sequences:
- the LOC128919845 gene encoding uncharacterized protein LOC128919845 — MDSSDDEYLASAAVLKYFINKKSFGKHPINDKRSEFGEFHHLYSDLRKYPAKFKEYTRMSIETFDYILEKIGDKLKKKWSNFIKVPICPCERLIVTLRFLATGASFASLSFSFRLGKSTVGAIVKETTQVLWDNMFTIHMPQPNEQCFQEIAEQYWKLWNFPNCIGAIDGKHIRIKCPGNTGSMYYNYKHFFSIVLQGIADANCKFISVEVGGYGKQSDGGTFSSSKIFNLLKSGELPVPGNTCLPNSEEIVPYVFLGDEAYPLLECLLRPYSRKEITEDHEYFNARLSRARKCIECAFGLLSARFRILWKPIETDPFFTELLVKCTVTHIENRASAKQNFYL; from the exons ATGGATTCGTCAGATGATGAGTATTTAGCTTCGGCTGctgttttaaagtattttatcaacaaaaaatcatttggAAAACATCCAATAAATGATAAACGAAGTGAATTTGGAGAATTTCATCACTTATATAgtgatttaagaaaatatccTGCCAAGTTTAAAGAATATACTCGAATGAGTATTGAAACTTTCGACTATATTCTCGAAAAGATtggtgataaattaaaaaagaagtggagtaattttattaaagtaccAATATGTCCATGTGAACGCTTGATAGTAACTCTcag ATTTCTGGCAACTGGAGCATCATTTGCCTCACTATCTTTTTCGTTTCGGCTAGGCAAATCAACAGTAGGAGCTATTGTTAAGGAGACAACACAAGTTCTATGGGATAATATGTTTACTATACATATGCCGCAGCCAAACGAACAATGTTTTCAAGAAATTGCAGAGCAATACTGGAAGCTATGGAACTTCCCAAATTGTATTGGTGCTATCGACGGGAAGCACATACGAATCAAGTGTCCAGGAAATACTGGCTCcatgtattataattataaacactttttttctATTGTATTGCAAGGTATTGCCGATGCCAACTGCAAATTTATTTCGGTTGAAGTTGGTGGATACGGAAAGCAAAGTGATGGTGGCACTTTTAGCTCTTCCaaaatctttaatcttttaaaAAGTGGAGAACTACCTGTACCAGGAAATACATGTCTGCCAAACAGTGAAGAAATTGTGCCATATGTATTTCTTGGGGATGAGGCTTATCCCCTTTTAGAATGTTTGTTAAGGCCGTATAGCCGAAAGGAGATAACGGAAGACcatgaatattttaatgccCGGCTTTCAAGAGCTAGAAAGTGCATTGAATGCGCCTTTGGGTTATTAAGTGCAAGGTTCAGAATATTATGGAAACCCATTGAAACGGATCCTTTTTTCACTGAACTCCTTGTAAAATGTACAGTCACTCACATTGAAAATCGGGCAAGcgcaaaacaaaatttctacttataa
- the LOC128921820 gene encoding uncharacterized protein LOC128921820 has protein sequence MAAGKPCFSKQKFDDDDIEVILHDEDFSDISGDGEEENEDFDSDDSLADMSYFPDPIDEAEKELEVVWSEKRKTATALEGNKQTKIKRKTLTLPNLEQELDNQLAEIGENSQILGKNGHIWNNFPIKREYGKCAARNIIYIRPGPSGNAKEAMEPSDAFKLFISDEILNIVLYHTNAKISQLRNKYQSRNATVSNTTLMELKALLGLLYLSAVLKSNHLSTDILFDTSYSGDRYRATMSRHRFEFLLNSLRFDDMTTREERKKKSSFAPISEIWDIFVDSCTKNFKPGSYVTVDEQLVGFRGRCPFRMYIPDKPNKFGIKIVMVCDVATKYVINAEPYLGKSTNTQGKQLANYFVEGLTKPLHGSNRNIKMDNWFTSIPLATKLLSNPYSMTIVGTLRKNKAEIPPELLDTKSRQCGSSRFVYNENMTLVSFQPK, from the exons ATGGCAGCTGGAAAACCgtgtttttcaaaacaaaaatttgatgaTGACGATATAGAGGTTATTCTGCATGATGAAGATTTTAGTGATATCAGTGGAGATGGAGAAGAGGAAAATGAAGATTTCGATAGCGATGATAGTTTGGCCGATATGAGCTATTTTCCTGATCCAATTGATGAAGCAGAAAAAGAACTAGAAGTTGTCTGgtctgaaaaaagaaaaacagcaacagcattgGAGGGGAATAAGCAGACAAAAATAAAACGTAAAACTTTAACATTGCCAAATTTGGAACAAGAGTTGGATAACCAACTTGCGGAAATTGGGGAAAATAGTCAAATTTTGGGCAAAAACGGTCACATTTGGaataattttccaataaaacGTGAATACGGTAAATGCGCAGcacgaaatattatatacattcggccag GACCATCGGGTAACGCCAAAGAAGCCATGGAACCAAGCGATGCATTTAAACTGTTTATTAGTGACGAGATATTGAATATTGTTTTATACCATACAAATGCCAAAATTTCTCAACtaagaaataaatatcaatCAAGAAATGCCACGGTTTCAAATACAACTCTTATGGAATTGAAAGCCTTGTTGGGTTTGCTGTATTTGTCTGCTGTTTTGAAGAGCAACCATCTATCAACTGATATCTTGTTTGACACTTCTTATTCGGGCGATCGATATAGAGCGACAATGAGTAGACATAGATTCGAGTTTCTTCTAAACTCACTTCGTTTCGACGATATGACTACAAGAGAAGAGCGGAagaaaaagtcttcatttgcgccaatttctgaaatttgggatatttttgttgatagTTGTACAAAGAATTTTAAGCCTGGTTCCTATGTAACCGTCGATGAGCAACTTGTTGGTTTTCGAGGTAGATGCCCATTTAGGATGTATATTCCGGACAAACCAAATAAATTcggaataaaaattgtaatggtCTGCGATGTCGCTACAAAATACGTTATTAACGCAGAGCCGTATCTCGGAAAGTCTACTAATACACAAGGAAAACAACTAGCCAATTACTTTGTTGAAGGACTGACGAAACCTTTGCATGGAAGTAACCGGAATATAAAAATGGACAACTGGTTTACGAGCATCCCTTTGGCAACAAAACTGTTAAGTAATCCCTACAGTATGACAATTGTTGGCACACTACGTAAAAATAAAGCTGAAATACCACCGGAATTACTTGACACTAAGTCACGGCAGTGTGGCTCATCCCGATTCGTTTACAATGAGAATATGACTTTAGTGTCATTCCAGCCAAAATAA
- the LOC128921813 gene encoding putative nuclease HARBI1, whose product MNLDQLCTFVFENALEFGEKRNSSNVVFIKKILNKRKRRRVFLTGGGPKRKLPKTSNFCKTIKCMQDGVFYAHFRMKKSTFKNLQTMLMPWWPPRTTGRIGISLEKVLQIAIWKLSNNCSFRDVSDRFGVAVGLAYKVFVKIIKMICRLKKDVIKFPRSEAEQKQTSEAFSTLRFNPFPFVLGCVDGTHIPISQPIRDEISYRNRKGTYSIIAQAIVDSRMKFIDVFIGCPGACHDASIWQMSPIKKAIINKEINIYPNYHFLGDGGYPLEMCVMVPYRDNGFLTPMQSKYNAILSSTRVVVEQAFGVLKKKFRILKYIEVKNPSLPKLITMACMIIHNIIIINEGNNADDLIAETNAITSETLEEVTLPGQREAKAKRDALATLLTA is encoded by the exons ATGAATCTTGACCAATTGTgcacttttgtttttgaaaacgcCCTAGAATTTGGCGaaaaaagaaattcaagtaacgtggtgttcattaaaaaaatattaaataagcgAAAGCGCCGGCGTGTTTTTTTAACCGGTGGTGGCCCAAAAAGGAAACTTCCAAAAACGTCCAACTTCTGCAAAACGATAAAATGTATGCAGGATGGCGTTTTTTATGCTCATTTTCGTATGAAAAAGAGCACATtcaag AATTTGCAGACCATGTTAATGCCGTGGTGGCCTCCGCGCACAACTGGACGAATTGGAATTTCTTTGGAAAAGGTCTTGCAAATTGCAATTTGGAAGCTGAGCAATAATTGTTCTTTTAGAGATGTCAGCGATCGTTTTGGAGTAGCTGTTGGTCTCGCATATAAAgtctttgtaaaaataataaagatgatCTGCCGTTTAAAGAAAGACGTCATCAAATTTCCAAGAAGTGAAGCTGAACAAAAGCAAACCAGCGAAGCATTTTCAACTCTACGTTTCAATCCTTTTCCTTTTGTACTCGGGTGCGTCGATGGTACACATATTCCCATTTCGCAGCCAATCAGAGATGAAATCAGTTACCGGAATCGAAAGGGGACGTACTCAATCATTGCTcaa GCTATTGTCGACAGCCGTATGAAATTCATAGATGTGTTCATAGGGTGTCCGGGAGCATGCCATGATGCTTCAATTTGGCAAATGAGCCCTATCAAGAAGGCCATAattaacaaagaaataaatatttatcccaACTACCATTTTTTGGGCGATGGAGGTTATCCTTTGGAGATGTGTGTTATGGTTCCTTATCGCGATAATGGATTCCTGACACCAATGCAATCGAAGTACAATGCAATTTTAAGTTCAACTCGGGTTGTTGTAGAACAGGCATTTGGCGTTTTGAAGAAGAAATTTAGAATTCTAAAGTATATCGAAGTTAAAAATCCAAGTTtgccaaaattaataacaatggcttgtatgattattcacaatattattattataaatgaagGGAACAACGCCGATGATTTAATCGCAGAAACAAATGCCATCACTTCTGAAACACTCGAGGAAGTCACTTTACCAGGACAAAGAGAGGCAAAAGCAAAGAGAGATGCATTGGCAACTTTGTTAACAGCCTAA
- the LOC128924147 gene encoding uncharacterized protein LOC128924147 produces MAETSEKKWSHERKKLLLEVRLRHEPDFCAKKKKRSAIWEQIMREIKEVEGTFPFSRDEATRCFINLMGTYKRIKKRNNTSGESSTNWEFFDVMDEVFGSRSSVQVPSEMLESSLESLVEDLTSDSPLTPTDSHAPMNLDATPSENTTQRFAIKRKRCEVLEFLSKESEADAKVMKKLLDIEAEKIAVEKEKVAELKEIRALFQRIVDRSQ; encoded by the exons ATGGCTGAGACATC TGAAAAGAAGTGGAGCCATGAAAGGAAAAAGCTCCTTTTGGAAGTGCGTCTACGCCATGAACCGGATTTTTgtgccaaaaaaaagaaaaggagtGCTATTTGGGAGCAAATAATGCGGGAGATTAAGGAGGTCGAGGGCACATTTCCCTTTTCAAGAGATGAAGCAACCAGATGTTTTATAAATCTAATGGgcacatacaaaagaattaagAAACGCAATAACACATCTGGCGAGAGTTCCACGAACTGGGAATTTTTCGATGTCATGGATGAGGTGTTTGGCAGCCGTAGTAGCGTTCAGGTGCCCAGTGAAATGCTTGAAAGTTCTCTAGAATCCTTGGTGGAAGATTTGACAAGCGATAGCCCGTTGACACCCACCGATTCCCACGCGCCAATGAACTTAGATGCTACACCTTCAGAAAACACTACTCAAAGGTTTGCTATAAAACGAAAACGATGCGAAGTTCTGGAGTTTTTAAGTAAAGAGTCTGAGGCAGATGCCAAAGTGATGAAAAAACTCTTGGACATCGAAGCAGAAAAAATTGCGGTGGAGAAGGAGAAAGTAGCTGAGCTGAAGGAAATCCGTGCCTTATTTCAGAGAATTGTAGACAGGTCTCAATAA